One window of Argonema galeatum A003/A1 genomic DNA carries:
- a CDS encoding Rpn family recombination-promoting nuclease/putative transposase: MYDNVCKFITEEFTADIATWLLGSPVNLTLLSLSELSLEPIRADSLILQDVDNNLVLHLEFQTDPDPAIPFRMADYRLRVYRRFPQKRMRQIVIYLRKTGSQLVQQTSFLLERTTHSFDVIRLWERQPSEFLNPNCVGLLPFAVLSNTENPQEILNQAAQLIEEIPERMVQINLVGTAAILAGLVLKEEVIKTILREEVMRESVIYQEILRTGFQRGRLEGRQEGIQQTQEQIARTLLQRNMPVEEVASLTGLTIEQVQSLQNSVDNN; encoded by the coding sequence ATGTACGACAACGTTTGCAAATTTATCACCGAAGAATTCACAGCCGATATCGCCACCTGGCTATTAGGTTCACCAGTCAACTTAACTCTACTGAGTCTTTCCGAATTATCCTTAGAACCAATTAGAGCAGATTCTCTAATTCTACAGGATGTTGATAATAATTTAGTACTCCATTTAGAGTTTCAAACCGATCCCGATCCCGCAATACCTTTTCGGATGGCTGACTATCGCCTGCGCGTTTATCGTCGTTTTCCACAAAAAAGAATGCGCCAAATAGTCATTTATTTGCGAAAGACAGGTTCCCAATTAGTGCAGCAAACTTCTTTTCTTTTAGAAAGAACAACTCATTCATTCGATGTGATTCGCTTATGGGAAAGACAGCCAAGTGAATTTCTCAATCCTAATTGTGTGGGATTATTACCATTTGCCGTGTTAAGCAATACGGAAAATCCCCAAGAAATCCTCAATCAAGCCGCACAATTGATTGAGGAAATACCAGAAAGAATGGTACAAATTAACTTAGTTGGTACTGCCGCCATCTTAGCTGGGTTAGTATTGAAGGAAGAGGTCATTAAAACAATCCTACGGGAGGAAGTTATGAGGGAATCAGTGATTTATCAAGAAATTTTGCGAACTGGATTTCAGCGGGGTCGTCTGGAGGGCAGACAGGAAGGTATTCAGCAAACTCAAGAGCAAATTGCTCGTACTTTGCTGCAAAGAAATATGCCTGTAGAGGAAGTGGCAAGTCTGACAGGACTGACAATTGAACAAGTGCAAAGTCTACAGAATTCTGTGGATAATAACTGA
- a CDS encoding photosystem II manganese-stabilizing polypeptide, which yields MRYRGLIVAFLALCLSVLTACSEGSATATSTEQLTYDQIRGTGLANNCPQLEETTRGSIPLKAGESYIIKGLCLQPTSFFVKEEPANKRQEAEFVPGKLLTRYTSSIDQVQGPLKVNDDGSLTFSEKDGLDFQAITVQLPGGERVPFLFTIKQLVATSQPGAESINTSTDFEGEFNVPSYRSAGFLDPKGRGEATGYDNAVAFPSSADAEGLNRANVKRAEVKKGRISLQVAKVDSSTGEIAGTFVSEQPSDTDLGAADAKEVKIRGLFYARLEPAQA from the coding sequence ATGAGGTATCGCGGTTTAATCGTTGCATTCCTGGCATTGTGCTTGAGTGTGCTAACTGCTTGTAGTGAAGGTTCGGCAACTGCAACCAGCACCGAGCAATTAACTTACGACCAGATTAGGGGTACAGGGCTCGCTAATAACTGTCCGCAGTTGGAGGAAACAACTCGCGGTTCTATTCCCCTTAAAGCCGGTGAGTCCTATATCATCAAAGGTTTGTGTTTGCAACCGACCTCTTTCTTCGTCAAGGAAGAGCCGGCCAACAAACGGCAAGAGGCAGAATTTGTTCCAGGGAAGTTGTTGACGCGGTACACCTCTAGCATTGACCAAGTGCAGGGGCCACTGAAAGTGAACGACGATGGTAGCCTGACGTTCTCTGAAAAAGATGGGTTAGACTTCCAAGCCATTACGGTGCAGCTGCCTGGTGGCGAACGAGTGCCTTTCCTATTTACCATCAAACAATTAGTAGCCACAAGTCAGCCCGGTGCGGAAAGTATTAATACCTCCACGGATTTTGAAGGAGAATTTAACGTTCCCTCCTATCGGAGTGCTGGCTTCCTCGATCCGAAAGGTCGCGGTGAAGCTACGGGATATGACAACGCGGTGGCTTTTCCATCTTCAGCCGATGCTGAAGGTTTGAATCGCGCCAACGTCAAGCGTGCTGAAGTCAAGAAGGGTAGGATTTCTCTGCAAGTAGCGAAGGTAGATAGCAGCACGGGTGAGATTGCTGGAACTTTTGTGAGCGAACAGCCCTCGGATACCGATTTGGGAGCTGCCGACGCTAAGGAAGTGAAGATTCGCGGTCTGTTTTACGCTCGTTTGGAACCGGCACAGGCATAA
- the hisS gene encoding histidine--tRNA ligase yields the protein MGTIQALRGTRDILPEEVVYWQRVESVARDILGRAAYQEIRTPIFEETGLFERGIGEATDVVGKEMYTFLDKGERSVTLRPEGTAGVVRAAIEHGIYAQGGVQRLWYTGPMFRYERPGAGRQRQFHQIGVEVLGSPEPRADAEVIAIATDILETLGLKNLHLNINSLGNRDDRLTYRQALVDYLTPYKAELDPDSQDRLSRNPLRILDSKDKRTQEIAENGPSILQYLGPDSKRHFEKVQQFLSDLGISYQVNPRLVRGLDYYTHTAFEVISDDRELGSQATVCGGGRYDGLLAELGGPDTPSVGWAIGLERLIILLQKLQSPPKFGLDFYVVSRGEKAEAQALLLTQKLRRAGFSLELDLSGSAFKKQFARADKSGAVGCLILGDEEAESQTVKLKWMATKEQQTLAQVDLLEKADELRREIDSLKTKEN from the coding sequence ATGGGTACGATTCAAGCTTTACGGGGAACACGGGATATTCTACCAGAAGAAGTTGTGTATTGGCAGCGGGTAGAATCTGTGGCGCGGGATATTCTCGGTAGAGCTGCTTATCAGGAAATTCGCACTCCTATTTTTGAGGAGACGGGACTGTTTGAGCGCGGCATTGGTGAAGCTACTGATGTTGTAGGTAAAGAAATGTACACTTTCCTTGACAAGGGAGAGCGTTCTGTTACATTGCGGCCTGAAGGAACAGCAGGGGTAGTGCGGGCTGCGATCGAACACGGCATTTACGCCCAAGGTGGAGTGCAGCGGCTTTGGTATACGGGGCCGATGTTTCGCTACGAACGTCCGGGAGCGGGCAGGCAGCGGCAATTTCACCAAATTGGGGTGGAGGTGTTGGGCAGTCCTGAACCAAGGGCAGATGCGGAGGTAATTGCGATCGCTACCGATATCCTCGAAACTCTCGGACTCAAAAATCTCCACCTCAATATCAATTCTTTGGGGAATCGAGACGATCGATTGACTTATCGGCAAGCACTTGTAGATTATTTGACTCCATACAAAGCAGAATTAGACCCCGATTCTCAAGATCGTCTCAGTCGCAATCCGCTGCGAATTTTGGATAGCAAGGATAAGCGTACCCAGGAAATTGCCGAGAATGGCCCCAGTATTTTGCAATATCTCGGCCCTGATTCAAAGCGGCACTTTGAAAAGGTACAGCAATTCTTGAGCGATTTGGGGATTTCCTATCAGGTGAATCCTCGTTTGGTACGCGGTTTGGATTACTATACCCACACCGCTTTTGAAGTTATTTCTGATGATAGGGAATTGGGTTCCCAAGCAACTGTTTGCGGTGGTGGTCGCTACGATGGATTGCTGGCAGAATTGGGTGGGCCAGATACTCCATCTGTAGGTTGGGCGATCGGTCTGGAAAGATTAATTATTCTGCTGCAAAAACTGCAATCTCCTCCAAAGTTTGGACTGGATTTTTATGTAGTTTCGCGAGGAGAAAAGGCAGAGGCGCAAGCGCTTTTGTTGACTCAAAAATTGCGTCGGGCTGGATTTAGTTTGGAGTTAGATTTGAGCGGAAGTGCGTTTAAAAAACAATTTGCTCGCGCTGATAAAAGTGGTGCTGTTGGTTGCTTGATTTTGGGCGATGAAGAAGCCGAAAGTCAAACCGTTAAGTTGAAGTGGATGGCGACAAAAGAACAACAGACTCTAGCTCAAGTTGACTTACTGGAAAAAGCAGATGAACTGCGGCGTGAAATTGATAGCCTTAAGACAAAGGAGAATTAA
- a CDS encoding Rpn family recombination-promoting nuclease/putative transposase, whose product MTTPPADYDNSWKQAIELYFEQFILLCFAQLHPLIDWSRGFHVLEQELQQIVGEAESGKRLADKLFQVWLLNGEETWVLIHIEVQSQTESDFAKRMYQYNYRAFDKYERPVISLAVLGDETNSWRPALYEYVLDGFQLRMHFPIVKVLDYESQWEDLEQSANPFAIMIMAHLKTKATSGNLEERKLWKWTLVRGLFEKGYTRDDIVQLFRAIDRMMALPRELQQQFKQEVNRYQEERRMRFLSRIEEEAIEEGIQQGVLQAVRGDVIEVLEMRFQEVSPELNEALNKINDVSVLKQLHRVAITVNSISEFQQLL is encoded by the coding sequence ATGACAACACCGCCAGCCGATTATGACAATAGTTGGAAACAAGCGATCGAGCTATATTTCGAGCAATTTATATTGCTGTGTTTTGCTCAACTTCATCCTTTAATTGATTGGAGTCGCGGTTTTCACGTTTTGGAACAAGAACTGCAACAAATAGTAGGAGAAGCCGAATCAGGTAAGCGACTAGCAGATAAACTGTTTCAAGTTTGGCTGCTGAATGGAGAGGAAACTTGGGTATTAATTCATATAGAAGTTCAAAGCCAAACCGAATCAGACTTTGCGAAACGGATGTATCAATATAATTATCGAGCTTTCGATAAATACGAAAGACCAGTGATTAGTTTAGCAGTTTTAGGAGATGAAACAAATTCTTGGCGACCAGCTTTATATGAGTATGTTTTGGATGGCTTTCAGTTGCGGATGCACTTTCCCATAGTCAAAGTCTTAGATTACGAAAGTCAGTGGGAGGATTTGGAACAAAGTGCTAATCCTTTTGCCATTATGATCATGGCACATTTGAAGACAAAAGCCACGAGCGGTAATCTGGAAGAACGGAAACTTTGGAAGTGGACTTTGGTGCGGGGACTTTTTGAAAAAGGTTACACTAGAGACGATATAGTGCAGCTATTTCGAGCGATCGATCGAATGATGGCTTTACCGAGGGAATTACAGCAGCAATTTAAGCAAGAAGTAAATCGCTATCAGGAGGAAAGAAGAATGCGTTTTTTAAGTAGGATTGAAGAAGAAGCTATAGAAGAAGGAATTCAGCAGGGAGTTTTGCAAGCTGTCCGAGGGGATGTAATTGAAGTTTTGGAAATGCGGTTTCAAGAGGTATCGCCAGAACTGAATGAAGCGCTGAATAAAATCAATGATGTGTCGGTGCTGAAACAACTTCATCGAGTAGCGATTACAGTTAATTCAATCTCGGAATTTCAGCAATTACTTTGA
- a CDS encoding MORN repeat-containing protein: MLGSIQKVGIITLTVSSLGIASNIINPLPSLGQVVTFADGTYCQGSFQPNSLTLNGRGVCVYGGSGNARATYRGNFRNGVPNGTGVFVFGNGDRYQGQYLNGQPNGRGEFIYADDNRYQGQFRNGVPNGTGTFIFADGTRYQGQFRDGQFHARGVLIYTNGDRFQGQFILGQPNGLGVYTASDGTRCQGEYFNGAFDARGTCTDAKGNRYQGEIRAAKPHGRGSILYANGERFSGQFRQGEPLR, from the coding sequence ATGCTTGGCTCAATTCAGAAAGTAGGAATCATAACATTAACTGTTTCTTCTTTGGGTATCGCCAGTAACATTATTAATCCGCTCCCATCCCTGGGGCAAGTGGTGACATTTGCAGATGGCACCTATTGTCAAGGGTCGTTTCAACCTAACTCTCTTACCCTTAACGGTAGAGGCGTATGCGTATACGGAGGGAGTGGAAATGCGAGGGCCACCTACAGAGGGAACTTCCGCAATGGGGTGCCTAATGGCACAGGCGTATTCGTCTTTGGAAATGGAGACCGCTACCAGGGACAGTACCTCAACGGTCAGCCTAATGGGAGAGGAGAATTTATATACGCCGACGATAACCGCTACCAGGGACAGTTCCGCAATGGGGTGCCTAATGGCACAGGGACATTCATATTCGCAGATGGCACTCGCTACCAGGGACAGTTCCGTGATGGCCAGTTCCACGCCAGAGGGGTATTAATATATACGAATGGCGATCGCTTCCAAGGACAGTTCATTTTAGGCCAGCCAAATGGACTGGGAGTTTACACAGCCAGCGATGGTACGCGCTGTCAAGGAGAGTACTTCAATGGCGCTTTTGATGCTAGAGGAACTTGTACAGACGCCAAGGGTAACCGCTACCAGGGAGAAATTCGCGCGGCTAAACCTCACGGCAGAGGAAGCATCCTATATGCCAATGGCGAGCGTTTTTCAGGACAGTTCCGCCAAGGTGAGCCCCTCCGATAG
- a CDS encoding VWA domain-containing protein yields MTPPRKVTPGQPLTASQKAGLELVARLHGGRDVVLAIDLTESVGLNDEGRNRLRQIVQDSLHPGDSVYVVPFATNVNPLPPAIEFNGKREDIDRILQVVPLDRDPNLRNTDIQRAELIIYQNLAQVNHDRLQENQPIKPQSVVWITDAPLFSKSGQEWIETPADSPFRVESSEESQQRREWIQALPMRDRKLAIRTNDNKEYNLTVVDIDPTVQELCTPAPGGRETCLVTPYLIKQLWLPASISVIVFIALVVAGIKYYRLQKKWQLIVDFTATAKEEDQICYLGHKKRIAIGEYDSTCDDSIDTPGPEVRAYLERKGDKLYLVPTGDAPIYYNGREITVQTLITGYRIRLNCPDSRKRDYEIVIKLIK; encoded by the coding sequence GTGACCCCTCCAAGAAAAGTTACTCCAGGGCAACCTCTGACTGCTTCCCAAAAAGCAGGTCTTGAATTGGTCGCCCGTTTGCATGGTGGACGAGATGTGGTGCTGGCGATCGATCTTACCGAAAGTGTAGGTTTAAATGACGAAGGTCGCAATCGTCTGCGTCAAATAGTTCAAGATAGTCTGCACCCCGGAGATTCCGTCTACGTCGTTCCTTTTGCCACGAATGTAAATCCCCTACCACCAGCCATTGAATTTAACGGGAAAAGAGAAGATATTGATAGAATCTTACAGGTTGTACCGCTCGATCGCGATCCAAACCTCCGCAATACAGATATTCAGCGTGCAGAATTAATTATATATCAAAATCTTGCTCAAGTCAATCACGATCGGCTGCAAGAAAATCAGCCAATCAAGCCTCAGTCAGTTGTTTGGATTACCGATGCTCCCCTGTTCAGTAAATCGGGACAAGAGTGGATTGAAACGCCTGCTGACAGTCCTTTTCGAGTGGAAAGCTCCGAAGAAAGTCAACAGCGGCGGGAGTGGATTCAGGCTTTGCCAATGCGCGATCGCAAATTGGCAATCCGAACAAACGATAATAAAGAATATAACCTGACTGTTGTTGATATTGACCCTACCGTTCAGGAATTATGCACCCCAGCACCAGGCGGTAGAGAAACCTGTTTGGTTACTCCTTATTTAATAAAGCAGCTGTGGCTACCAGCGTCAATTTCCGTCATAGTATTCATTGCTTTAGTGGTGGCGGGAATAAAATATTATCGCCTACAAAAGAAGTGGCAGCTAATAGTAGATTTTACCGCCACAGCCAAAGAAGAAGACCAAATTTGCTATCTAGGACACAAAAAACGAATTGCTATTGGTGAATATGATTCTACTTGTGATGATTCAATTGACACTCCAGGGCCAGAAGTGAGAGCATATTTAGAGCGGAAAGGTGATAAACTTTACTTAGTGCCAACGGGTGACGCACCAATTTATTACAACGGTCGAGAAATCACCGTGCAGACTCTCATCACTGGATACCGGATAAGGTTGAATTGTCCAGATTCTAGAAAACGCGATTACGAGATAGTTATTAAACTAATAAAATAG
- a CDS encoding tubulin-like doman-containing protein: MTQSTSNNQFRGINRTICIGLGGTGRDVLMRIRRLIVDRYDDLTKLPIVSFVHIDTDKAATQVSGLRTGSTYHGVDLSFREAEKVGATMTSSEVTNFVQGMERRSNYDRQGPYDHIARWFPPQLLRNIKAVEEGAKGIRPVGRLAFFHNYRKIQSAIQTAENRTRGHEATLLKLGLTVEEGLNIFVVGSLCGGTGSGMFLDVAYSLRQSYGDSKAKIVGYLVISPELYGNTPNMIANTYAALKELNHYTTPSTKFEVCYDMQTTKFVRETRPPFDYAYLVSNQTSSDYKILKQAKLCNVIAHKIALDFSGELAPVVKGMRDNFTSHMIQWDEHPRPNVQQYLTFGLAAIYFPRDIIVQIALTRISLKLVAFWLNGSGQSPDPQRLFEQFIVQYNWHSDLAQRDGFTTRLAEAVQESNKTFVGTLNSWRNTKLEKAINESKNKDDRNGLRQTLPREFREQFRKTQPGENESTRGIWLTRLIQVSPEILKQLKENIDQFLATLMTPGTANFSIKSARDWLDALQTDLDKYQRQLEEEITEFGGVRKLEDLEKKWRDAEQVIEDIEQKFKPFGKNGEVQTEAKRVVREVCDLIKRNFDFAVTQEALQIVNNLQKHLRDRSTQMAGFSRVVDNLKSDYEKEESDLREINFDEMSGEAIFDNEDIENCYKTLLPSNDFRSQLVLLSKEITEAAGVEESIAYLMERTNQEQLQKEIDLKVDSLFGSRSNQIVKSVIKRFIQNYNASERRTRLAQVRKEAEPLLHLNLSAPYFHQTPAKRSDLVGFKDTDDSEVQQFKSILTSDSGISENALKPTQAEDEILIVTEYAGFPLRLISGLEAMRNPYIRENNMGGFLHNDYRTVFTDIIPPDARTIEDLEDVFYPCLAFELIKQNPKTQQLEFQYYDGLRDTHNTAALSPEWSQALEELANRSDMTGALKQLLEGAETQIERQPNRWQDYYLPKLRQFVDRVDKLPEEDPNYPYKATVVGVSGTTTTVAKEGIIDRFRKKMEARVKSISAPNSPPRKPPQELEVISAEFLEPVDSTDPKQIELQKLEQELKDDLITQKGYEIKRQQILQKYS, translated from the coding sequence ATGACTCAATCAACCAGTAACAACCAGTTTCGTGGCATTAACCGCACAATTTGTATAGGATTAGGCGGTACTGGTCGAGATGTTTTGATGCGAATTCGGCGGTTAATTGTCGATCGCTATGACGATTTAACCAAATTGCCGATCGTAAGTTTTGTCCACATCGACACCGACAAAGCTGCTACCCAAGTATCTGGATTGCGGACGGGGAGTACCTATCACGGTGTTGACTTAAGTTTCCGGGAAGCAGAAAAAGTCGGCGCCACCATGACATCATCGGAAGTTACTAATTTCGTGCAAGGAATGGAACGCCGATCGAATTACGATCGCCAAGGCCCATACGACCATATCGCCAGATGGTTTCCGCCGCAATTATTGCGGAATATCAAAGCAGTGGAAGAAGGCGCAAAAGGAATTCGACCTGTAGGAAGATTGGCCTTTTTTCACAACTATCGCAAAATTCAAAGTGCCATTCAAACAGCAGAAAATCGCACGCGGGGACACGAAGCAACCTTACTGAAATTGGGACTAACAGTTGAAGAGGGATTGAATATTTTTGTGGTTGGTTCTCTCTGCGGTGGTACGGGTAGTGGGATGTTTTTGGATGTCGCTTATAGTTTGAGGCAAAGTTATGGCGATAGCAAAGCCAAAATTGTTGGTTATTTGGTGATTAGTCCAGAGTTATATGGCAATACTCCTAACATGATCGCCAATACTTACGCCGCTCTCAAAGAACTCAATCATTATACCACTCCTAGCACAAAATTTGAAGTTTGTTACGATATGCAAACTACAAAATTCGTGCGGGAAACACGACCGCCTTTTGACTACGCATATTTAGTTTCCAATCAAACCAGCAGCGACTATAAAATTCTCAAACAAGCGAAATTGTGCAACGTAATCGCGCATAAAATTGCGCTAGATTTTTCCGGCGAATTAGCACCTGTTGTGAAGGGAATGAGGGATAATTTTACCTCACACATGATTCAGTGGGACGAGCATCCCCGTCCCAACGTTCAGCAGTATTTAACATTTGGATTGGCGGCAATTTATTTTCCCCGCGATATCATAGTGCAAATCGCTTTGACTCGGATTAGTTTGAAATTAGTTGCATTCTGGTTAAATGGTTCGGGACAAAGCCCAGATCCTCAACGGTTATTTGAACAATTTATAGTTCAATATAATTGGCATAGCGATTTGGCGCAAAGGGATGGTTTTACTACCAGATTAGCAGAAGCGGTTCAAGAATCGAATAAGACTTTTGTCGGTACGCTGAACAGTTGGAGAAATACTAAGTTAGAAAAAGCAATCAACGAGTCCAAAAATAAGGACGATCGCAATGGTTTAAGACAAACTTTGCCGCGCGAATTCCGAGAGCAATTTAGAAAAACCCAACCTGGTGAAAATGAAAGCACGAGAGGAATTTGGCTGACCAGACTGATACAAGTAAGCCCAGAAATTTTGAAACAACTCAAGGAAAACATCGATCAATTTTTGGCAACTTTAATGACACCGGGAACTGCCAATTTTTCGATTAAGAGCGCTCGCGACTGGTTAGATGCTTTGCAAACAGATTTGGATAAATATCAGCGACAGCTAGAGGAGGAGATTACTGAATTTGGTGGGGTACGCAAATTAGAAGATTTGGAGAAGAAATGGCGGGATGCAGAACAGGTAATTGAAGATATCGAGCAGAAATTTAAGCCTTTCGGTAAAAATGGAGAAGTGCAAACAGAAGCCAAAAGAGTAGTGCGGGAAGTTTGCGATTTAATCAAACGTAATTTTGATTTTGCCGTCACTCAAGAAGCTCTCCAAATTGTCAATAACTTGCAAAAGCACCTGCGCGATCGATCGACTCAAATGGCTGGTTTCAGTCGGGTAGTTGATAACTTGAAAAGCGACTACGAAAAAGAGGAAAGCGATCTCAGAGAGATTAATTTTGATGAAATGAGCGGCGAGGCAATTTTTGACAATGAAGATATTGAAAATTGTTACAAAACATTGTTGCCCAGCAATGATTTTCGATCCCAATTGGTGCTACTGAGTAAGGAAATAACAGAAGCAGCGGGAGTCGAAGAGTCGATCGCTTATCTAATGGAGCGCACCAATCAAGAACAACTCCAAAAAGAAATAGACCTGAAAGTAGACAGCTTGTTTGGATCTCGCAGCAATCAAATTGTCAAATCAGTAATTAAGCGTTTCATTCAAAATTACAACGCTTCCGAACGACGTACTCGTTTGGCACAAGTTAGAAAGGAAGCAGAACCGCTGCTGCATTTAAATTTGAGCGCTCCTTACTTCCACCAAACACCAGCAAAAAGAAGTGACTTAGTGGGATTTAAAGATACTGACGATTCGGAAGTGCAGCAGTTTAAAAGCATTCTAACCAGCGATTCGGGAATTTCGGAAAATGCGCTCAAACCAACTCAAGCTGAAGACGAAATTTTAATCGTGACTGAATATGCCGGTTTTCCTCTCCGATTGATTAGCGGTTTGGAAGCGATGCGAAACCCTTACATTCGAGAGAATAATATGGGTGGTTTTCTCCATAACGATTATCGCACTGTATTTACCGATATTATTCCTCCAGATGCCAGAACGATCGAGGATTTGGAGGATGTTTTCTATCCTTGTTTGGCGTTTGAGTTAATTAAGCAGAACCCGAAAACTCAGCAGTTGGAATTTCAATATTACGATGGTTTGCGAGATACTCACAATACTGCCGCGCTCAGTCCGGAGTGGAGTCAGGCTTTAGAAGAACTCGCTAACAGAAGCGATATGACTGGAGCTTTGAAGCAACTTTTGGAGGGTGCGGAAACACAGATAGAGAGACAACCAAATCGCTGGCAAGATTACTACTTACCCAAACTGAGGCAATTTGTCGATCGCGTCGATAAACTACCAGAAGAAGACCCCAATTATCCCTACAAAGCAACCGTAGTGGGAGTTTCGGGAACTACCACCACAGTAGCCAAAGAAGGAATCATCGATCGCTTCCGCAAAAAGATGGAAGCGCGAGTTAAATCCATCTCAGCACCAAATTCTCCGCCAAGAAAACCTCCCCAGGAGCTAGAAGTTATCTCAGCCGAATTTTTAGAGCCCGTAGATTCTACCGATCCCAAACAGATCGAACTACAAAAGTTAGAACAGGAATTAAAAGATGACTTGATTACTCAAAAAGGGTACGAAATAAAACGTCAACAAATCCTGCAAAAATACTCTTAG
- a CDS encoding RNA polymerase sigma factor SigF: MSTTLSHTLKNDSLQLLREYQRSRSAAIRNQLVKLNYGLIRKEAHYWSNQCSESYEDLLQVGCLGLIRAIERFEICKGHAFSSFALPYIRGEIQHYLRDRGSSVRIPRRWLTLQRQAVTVTRSLHGQLNRQPTDAEVAAALQISQTEWQEIKLACQNRAPLSLDTPMGDEEEGSTSLGELVPDPRYRSFQLAQEDQIRLQQALVQLENRTREILEFVFLQDLTQKEVAERLDISVVTVSRRVKKGLDSLKQLMAGNNE, encoded by the coding sequence ATGTCTACGACTCTATCTCATACGTTGAAGAATGATAGCTTGCAGCTGTTGCGAGAGTACCAGAGATCGCGATCGGCTGCTATCCGCAATCAGTTGGTAAAACTCAATTACGGATTGATTAGAAAAGAAGCGCATTACTGGAGCAATCAATGCTCAGAAAGCTACGAGGACTTGCTTCAGGTGGGCTGCTTGGGTTTAATTCGGGCTATTGAGCGGTTTGAAATCTGCAAGGGTCATGCCTTTAGCTCTTTTGCCCTTCCCTATATTCGAGGTGAAATCCAACACTATTTACGAGATAGAGGCTCGTCTGTGCGGATTCCGCGACGCTGGCTGACACTACAACGGCAGGCTGTAACGGTAACGCGATCGCTCCACGGGCAGCTCAATCGACAGCCAACGGATGCAGAAGTGGCGGCTGCACTACAAATTTCCCAAACAGAATGGCAGGAAATTAAGTTGGCTTGTCAAAATCGTGCGCCTCTAAGCCTAGATACACCGATGGGAGATGAAGAAGAAGGTTCTACTTCCCTCGGAGAACTCGTACCCGATCCTCGGTATCGCAGTTTTCAGTTAGCGCAAGAAGACCAGATTCGCCTGCAACAGGCTCTCGTGCAGCTAGAAAACCGCACTCGCGAAATCTTAGAATTTGTTTTTCTACAGGATTTAACGCAAAAAGAGGTTGCCGAACGCTTGGATATCAGCGTGGTCACTGTATCTCGTCGTGTCAAAAAGGGACTGGACTCGCTCAAGCAGTTGATGGCAGGAAACAACGAGTGA
- a CDS encoding Uma2 family endonuclease: MNPQILEKTENFVVEEDRRLTLYGVTWEQYETIRDTLDDYAGLKMIYIEGTLEFFMPGAKHERIKSVIGRLVETYSLETNIRLYASGSTTYRKKAEEKGLEPDESYSIGEFKEFPDFAIEVIVTSGSIALLEVYKGLEIPEVWIWRNGKLSLYYLRGENYELIERSNFLPELDIELLVRCANIPDQYDAVVEFRNAIR, from the coding sequence GTGAATCCACAAATTTTAGAAAAAACAGAAAACTTTGTAGTTGAAGAAGATCGACGTCTAACTTTATATGGAGTTACCTGGGAGCAATACGAAACTATCCGCGACACCCTGGATGATTATGCCGGGTTGAAAATGATTTACATAGAAGGAACTCTGGAGTTTTTTATGCCGGGTGCTAAACATGAAAGGATAAAATCAGTAATCGGGCGATTGGTTGAAACCTACTCTTTAGAAACTAATATTAGACTTTATGCCTCTGGTTCTACAACCTATCGTAAAAAGGCCGAAGAAAAAGGATTAGAACCGGATGAAAGTTACTCTATTGGAGAATTCAAAGAATTTCCAGACTTTGCCATAGAAGTTATTGTTACCAGTGGGAGTATTGCTTTACTGGAGGTTTACAAGGGTTTAGAAATTCCAGAAGTATGGATATGGAGGAATGGTAAGTTATCTTTGTACTATTTACGAGGGGAGAACTATGAACTAATTGAAAGAAGTAATTTTTTGCCGGAATTAGATATTGAGTTATTAGTTCGCTGTGCTAATATTCCCGATCAATATGATGCTGTCGTCGAATTTCGCAACGCCATCCGTTAA